In a genomic window of Nocardiopsis mwathae:
- a CDS encoding TetR family transcriptional regulator: MTRGRTAAGPTDGRRVRGQRRRSEIIAATLRVVERDGVAGVTHRAVAREAGVPASSALYYFATLDDLLVAALTEAADGYVHRMRELVGAGQDALDGLAAMVTESAEPAGRIRSLAEYELTLLAVRRPALRPVARKWIDLVAEVAAGYTDDPVAIRAAVAVADGLCIEALLEDRALEPGEVRAVLRHVLRLT, translated from the coding sequence GTGACACGGGGACGGACTGCGGCGGGGCCGACCGACGGGAGGCGGGTGCGCGGACAGCGGCGCCGCTCGGAGATCATCGCCGCCACGCTGCGCGTGGTGGAGCGCGACGGCGTGGCCGGGGTCACCCACCGCGCCGTGGCGCGCGAGGCCGGGGTGCCCGCGAGTTCGGCCCTCTACTACTTCGCGACCCTGGACGACCTTCTCGTCGCCGCACTCACCGAGGCCGCCGACGGCTACGTGCACCGCATGCGCGAACTGGTCGGGGCGGGACAGGACGCACTCGACGGGCTGGCCGCCATGGTCACCGAGAGCGCGGAGCCGGCGGGGCGTATCCGCTCCCTCGCCGAGTACGAACTCACCCTGCTGGCGGTGCGCCGCCCCGCGCTCCGCCCCGTCGCCCGCAAGTGGATCGACCTCGTCGCCGAGGTCGCGGCGGGCTACACCGACGACCCCGTCGCCATCCGCGCGGCCGTCGCCGTCGCCGACGGCCTGTGCATCGAAGCCCTGCTGGAGGACCGGGCCCTGGAACCCGGCGAGGTGCGCGCCGTCCTGCGCCACGTGCTGCGGCTCACATGA
- a CDS encoding SCO family protein: MRITIPLAGGLALAAALTACSGPSGRPGDDSPYNGTEIDGAFTLPSLTFTDNKGEEYDLRADSAGATTAVFFGFTNCPDICPTTMADMAQAVDMLDPAEQERFKVVFVTADPDRDDPELMDMWLSSFDPDFTGLSGTLEDTDAAAADLGISVSRPDDRDGDYQVGHGSQTLVFSPEGESELMWNYGTEPDDIAADLKLLLKEDDAR, from the coding sequence ATGCGCATCACCATTCCGCTCGCCGGCGGACTGGCCCTGGCGGCGGCGCTGACCGCCTGCTCCGGGCCGAGTGGCCGGCCGGGCGACGATTCGCCGTACAACGGCACCGAGATCGACGGCGCGTTCACCCTGCCGTCCCTCACCTTCACCGATAACAAGGGCGAGGAGTACGACCTCAGGGCCGACTCCGCGGGCGCCACCACGGCCGTCTTCTTCGGCTTCACCAACTGCCCGGACATCTGCCCCACGACCATGGCCGACATGGCCCAGGCCGTCGACATGCTCGATCCGGCCGAACAGGAGCGGTTCAAGGTGGTGTTCGTCACCGCCGACCCCGACCGCGACGACCCCGAGTTGATGGACATGTGGTTGAGCAGTTTCGACCCGGACTTCACCGGTCTGAGCGGGACGCTGGAGGACACCGATGCGGCAGCCGCCGACCTCGGAATCTCCGTGTCACGCCCCGACGACCGCGACGGCGACTACCAGGTCGGGCACGGCAGCCAGACCCTGGTGTTCTCGCCCGAGGGCGAATCCGAGCTCATGTGGAACTACGGGACCGAGCCCGACGACATCGCCGCCGACCTGAAACTGCTCCTGAAAGAAGACGACGCCCGATGA
- a CDS encoding DMT family transporter: MPWLLLFGAIGAEVVATISLRFSDGFTRLVPSLITLAGYGTAFWLLSQVLKQGMNIGVAYGVWAALGVALVAAVGALFLGEPLTWLQVGGIGLVIMGVLALEMGGAH; encoded by the coding sequence ATGCCATGGCTGCTACTGTTCGGCGCGATCGGCGCCGAGGTCGTCGCGACGATCTCGCTGCGCTTCTCCGACGGGTTCACCCGCCTGGTGCCCTCACTCATCACCCTGGCCGGCTACGGGACCGCGTTCTGGCTGCTCTCCCAGGTGCTCAAGCAGGGCATGAACATCGGCGTGGCCTACGGGGTGTGGGCCGCACTGGGGGTGGCCCTCGTCGCCGCGGTCGGCGCCCTCTTCCTCGGGGAGCCGCTGACCTGGCTGCAGGTGGGCGGCATCGGGCTCGTCATCATGGGGGTGCTGGCCCTGGAGATGGGCGGCGCGCACTGA
- a CDS encoding bifunctional [glutamine synthetase] adenylyltransferase/[glutamine synthetase]-adenylyl-L-tyrosine phosphorylase — MTAGALARRGFGDGTRAARLMAESGLDPGVHAAVIDSLSAAADSDQALLGLTRLVETAPDPDELRTALLDDPDLRSRLTGVLGASTALTDHLVRHPGDWRELRGADAARNPGTEELRAGLLHTVGADPNADTPVAAAGAADPDGPEHALRVAYRRRVLRLAGRDLTGAIDLETAAAELADLAAATLDAALAIARARAPQDAELCRLAVIGMGKCGGRELNYVSDVDVVFVAEPAEGVEDEPAAMRAATRLASAMMRTPGATDAEGTLWEVDAALRPDGKNGPLVRPLASHIAYYERWAKTWEFQALLKARPIAGDAALGRAYTEAIAPMVWQAASRPHFVDDVQAMRRRVLAHIPAAESDRQIKLGPGGLRDIEFSVQLLQLVHGRTDPAVRSGNTLSALEALSAGGYVGREDAAGLADAYRFLRRVEHLLQLHRLRRTHLLPSADAPDGPEQLRRLGRALGYAANPVTDLTTAWRQVAGEVRRLHEKLFYRPLLHAVARLPGPEARLTPGQAGERLEALGFADPQGALRHLEALTAGVSRRAAIQRTLLPVMLGWFADSPDPDAGLLGFRQVSDALGTTPWYLRLLRDDVRVAERMAWLLGTSRYVTDLLLRAPEAVALLADDADLARRPATALTAEAYSALRRHDSAEKAVGAVRALRRRELFRTAAADLLEVAGIDEVGAALTAIARVTIDAALRAAWSRVAAELGEEPCTRLCVVAMGRFGGNELSYASDADVMYVHDPRPGADPGEATRQAERIVHELRRLLEMRSDDPPLVLDADLRPEGRSGPLVRTFDSYAAYYGRWSSTWESQALLRAAPIAGDEELGERFTALIDPIRYPQGGVSDKGVLEVRRLKARMEAERLPRGADPTLHTKLGRGGLSDVEWVAQLIQLRHAHELPELRTTGTLEALDAAVAHGLLTADDGATLECAWRMAARVRGAVMLVRGRGGDSVPTSVRDQSALAGALGYRDEEDEEEGPAGRLLQDYRQLTRRARTVMERVFYDEP, encoded by the coding sequence ATGACCGCGGGGGCACTGGCCCGGCGCGGGTTCGGCGACGGCACGCGCGCGGCGCGGCTGATGGCGGAGTCCGGACTCGACCCCGGGGTCCACGCCGCGGTCATCGACTCGCTCAGCGCGGCCGCCGACTCCGACCAGGCCCTGCTCGGCCTCACCCGGCTGGTGGAGACCGCCCCCGACCCCGACGAGCTGCGCACCGCACTGCTGGACGACCCCGACCTGCGGTCGCGACTGACCGGTGTGCTCGGCGCGAGCACCGCCCTCACCGACCACCTGGTGCGCCACCCCGGCGACTGGCGGGAGTTGCGGGGCGCGGACGCCGCGCGCAACCCCGGCACCGAGGAGCTGCGCGCCGGACTGCTGCACACCGTCGGCGCCGACCCCAACGCCGACACCCCGGTGGCCGCGGCCGGGGCCGCCGACCCCGACGGCCCCGAACACGCGCTGCGCGTCGCCTACCGCCGCCGTGTGCTGCGCCTGGCCGGACGGGACCTCACCGGCGCGATCGACCTGGAAACCGCCGCGGCCGAGCTCGCCGACCTCGCCGCGGCCACCCTGGACGCCGCCCTGGCCATCGCGCGGGCGCGGGCCCCGCAGGACGCCGAGCTGTGCCGCCTCGCCGTCATCGGCATGGGCAAGTGCGGCGGGCGGGAGCTGAACTACGTCAGCGACGTCGACGTCGTGTTCGTCGCCGAGCCCGCCGAAGGCGTCGAGGACGAGCCGGCCGCGATGCGCGCCGCCACCCGGCTTGCGTCGGCGATGATGCGCACCCCGGGTGCCACCGACGCCGAGGGCACCCTGTGGGAGGTCGATGCCGCGCTGCGCCCGGACGGCAAGAACGGGCCGCTGGTCCGCCCGCTGGCGAGCCACATCGCCTACTACGAGCGCTGGGCCAAGACCTGGGAGTTCCAGGCGCTGCTGAAGGCCCGACCGATCGCCGGGGACGCCGCGCTGGGCCGGGCGTACACCGAGGCGATCGCGCCGATGGTGTGGCAGGCGGCGAGCCGCCCCCACTTCGTCGACGACGTCCAGGCGATGCGCCGCCGCGTCCTGGCCCACATCCCGGCGGCCGAGTCCGACCGCCAGATCAAGCTCGGCCCCGGCGGGCTGCGCGACATCGAGTTCTCCGTGCAGCTGCTGCAGCTGGTCCACGGGCGCACCGACCCCGCAGTGCGGTCGGGCAACACGCTCAGTGCACTGGAGGCACTGTCGGCCGGCGGCTACGTGGGCCGCGAGGACGCGGCCGGGTTGGCCGACGCCTACCGCTTCCTGCGCCGGGTGGAGCACCTGCTCCAGCTGCACCGACTGCGCCGCACCCACCTGCTCCCCTCCGCCGACGCCCCGGACGGCCCTGAGCAGCTGCGTCGGCTGGGCCGCGCGCTGGGGTATGCCGCCAACCCGGTCACCGACCTGACCACCGCGTGGCGTCAAGTGGCCGGTGAGGTCCGGCGGCTGCACGAGAAGCTCTTCTACCGACCGCTCCTGCACGCGGTCGCCCGCCTGCCCGGCCCCGAGGCGCGCCTCACCCCGGGGCAGGCCGGGGAGCGCCTGGAGGCCCTGGGCTTCGCCGACCCGCAGGGGGCGCTGCGCCACCTGGAGGCGCTGACGGCGGGCGTGTCACGGCGCGCCGCCATCCAGCGCACCCTGCTGCCGGTGATGCTGGGCTGGTTCGCCGACTCCCCCGACCCCGACGCCGGGCTGCTGGGATTCCGCCAGGTCAGCGACGCTCTGGGGACGACGCCCTGGTACCTGCGGCTGCTCCGGGACGACGTACGGGTGGCCGAACGCATGGCGTGGCTGCTGGGCACCAGCAGGTACGTCACCGACCTGCTGCTGCGCGCCCCCGAGGCGGTGGCGCTCCTCGCCGACGATGCCGACCTGGCCCGGCGGCCCGCAACGGCGCTCACCGCCGAGGCCTACTCGGCGCTGCGCCGCCACGACTCGGCGGAGAAGGCCGTGGGGGCGGTGCGCGCGCTGCGGCGCCGCGAGCTGTTCCGTACCGCAGCCGCCGACCTGCTGGAGGTCGCCGGGATCGACGAGGTCGGTGCTGCGCTCACCGCGATCGCGCGGGTGACCATCGATGCCGCGCTGCGTGCCGCCTGGAGTCGGGTGGCGGCGGAGCTCGGGGAGGAGCCGTGCACGCGGCTGTGCGTGGTCGCGATGGGCCGGTTCGGCGGCAACGAGCTGAGCTACGCCAGCGACGCCGACGTGATGTACGTGCACGACCCGCGCCCCGGCGCCGACCCGGGCGAGGCGACCCGGCAGGCCGAGCGGATCGTCCACGAGCTGCGCCGTCTGCTGGAGATGCGGTCCGACGACCCGCCGCTGGTCCTCGACGCCGACCTGCGCCCCGAGGGCAGGAGCGGCCCGCTGGTGCGGACATTCGACTCCTATGCCGCCTACTACGGGAGGTGGTCGTCGACCTGGGAGAGTCAGGCGCTGCTGCGCGCCGCCCCGATCGCCGGGGACGAAGAGCTGGGCGAGCGGTTCACCGCCCTGATCGACCCCATCCGCTACCCGCAGGGCGGAGTGTCCGACAAAGGCGTGCTGGAGGTGCGGCGGCTCAAGGCCCGGATGGAGGCCGAGCGGCTGCCGCGCGGCGCCGACCCCACGCTGCACACGAAGCTGGGCCGGGGCGGCCTGTCGGACGTGGAGTGGGTCGCCCAGCTCATCCAGCTGCGGCACGCCCACGAGCTGCCCGAACTGCGCACGACGGGCACGCTGGAGGCCCTGGATGCGGCCGTGGCCCATGGCCTGCTCACCGCCGATGACGGCGCCACCCTGGAGTGCGCCTGGCGGATGGCCGCGCGCGTGCGCGGGGCGGTGATGCTGGTGCGCGGCCGCGGCGGCGACTCGGTGCCCACGTCGGTCCGCGACCAGTCGGCGCTGGCCGGCGCCCTGGGCTACCGCGACGAGGAGGACGAGGAGGAGGGGCCGGCCGGCCGCCTGCTCCAGGACTACCGCCAGCTCACCCGCCGCGCCCGCACGGTGATGGAGCGGGTCTTCTACGACGAGCCGTGA